One genomic segment of Coffea arabica cultivar ET-39 chromosome 6e, Coffea Arabica ET-39 HiFi, whole genome shotgun sequence includes these proteins:
- the LOC113694541 gene encoding protein NLP6, protein MEAQTSPSPPFITAGLGPCELSCSQLHSTILYDQQWVFWSAFCNDKVHCGKPRLVAAAATADGAVIKDQIKWILQLVMEAITRSRCLVQFWGLVKIGDKTYLTTCDQPFALRHYCFDGQALKKLCEYRKHCLEYLIPVDEDDDDHEIGPPGRVFRSGFPEFAWDVRDYTIREYPQRDYAVGRVRDYWALPIYHPTRHLPIGVLEIVSPFGFYSIRHRVLEKLQCPPREVNLTTTCVSPPAEANSCQDGEIGIIDEALSKVRQIRGLYYAESWTTSGEILCHRGVDFIRKGQGVVGRAFSSKSACFCRDVRQLSITEYPLVPNARHYGDSACFAVCLQSSCPNNCIYVLEFFLPTNEEDEDEDEADYRDPRTLLNSIMETLKEHLGSSFKIASGQELGQKLTVEVIKVSPEDEYSFEICSTTGIESQPRLEEAQGGDGMMQLDFSSQQVDTANAYINVQQSGIFGSPPRPEHEQGLVNISYQELNLAAVDVVHNSMNGIYEQQNGIVRSTTGQELVQNMVSIPHDEPIVEDPEREGAGIEQRDNEVTNLKMQKPSCPLKSELGITREVLEQNSARKLEDAAKNIGVSRSTLKRICREYGIHRWPPRKARKVNQAFAEQKIVQPSTEDTHEHHQSGATRLEDDNGMWVKAEYQGSMIKFRLPFSARKIDLEEKVAQRLNLEVGSFKIEYQDEDDDRILITCDEDLRTFMSSLSSLGRTTIKMYIV, encoded by the exons ATGGAAGCTCAAacttctccctctcccccttttATAACGGCAGGTTTGGGGCCTTGTGAACTATCATGCTCCCAACTCCATTCAACTATCCTTTATGATCAGCAGTGGGTTTTCTGGAGCGCATTTTGCAATGACAAAGTACACTGCGGCAAGCCTCGTCTCGTCGCCGCCGCCGCCA CTGCTGACGGTGCCGTGATTAAGGACCAGATCAAATGGATTCTACAACTTGTTATGGAAGCAATAACGCGGTCGCGGTGTCTAGTTCAGTTTTGGGGTTTAGTGAAGATTGGGGACAAAACGTATTTGACAACTTGTGACCAGCCTTTTGCTCTCCGACACTACTGCTTCGATGGTCAAGCCCTCAAGAAACTATGTGAATATAGGAAGCACTGTTTGGAGTACTTAATACCCGtcgatgaagatgatgatgatcatgAGATTGGTCCCCCTGGTCGGGTGTTCCGCAGTGGATTCCCTGAATTTGCATGGGATGTGCGTGATTACACTATTAGAGAGTATCCTCAACGTGATTATGCGGTCGGCCGTGTCAGGGATTACTGGGCGTTGCCAATCTATCATCCCACTCGGCACCTTCCCATTGGCGTACTGGAAATTGTATCACCATTTGGTTTTTATTCGATTCGACATCGGGTTCTGGAGAAGCTTCAG TGTCCACCACGGGAGGTGAATCTGACGACTACTTGTGTAAGCCCCCCTGCAGAAGCAAATTCAT GTCAAGATGGAGAAATTGGTATAATTGACGAAGCATTGAGCAAGGTGAGGCAAATACGTGGACTGTATTATGCTGAAAGTTGGACTACCTCTGGAGAAATACTTTGTCATCGTGGCGTAGATTTTATTCGGAAGGGACAAGGGGTAGTTGGGAGAGCATTCTCATCCAAAAGTGCATGCTTTTGTAGGGATGTAAGACAATTAAGCATAACAGAGTACCCGTTGGTACCCAATGCACGACACTATGGGGACTCTGCCTGTTTTGCAGTTTGTTTGCAGAGCTCTTGCCCAAACAATTGCATTTACGTACTGGAGTTCTTTTTACCTAcaaatgaagaagatgaagatgaagatgaagcagACTATAGGGATCCTAGGACATTGTTGAACAGCATAATGGAGACATTGAAAGAACACCTCGGAAGTTCTTTTAAGATTGCTTCAGGACAAGAATTGGGGCAGAAATTGACTGTTGAGGTTATAAAGGTCTCTCCAGAGGATGAATATTCTTTTGAAATCTGCAGTACTACTGGCATCGAATCTCAACCTAGGCTTGAAGAAGCACAAGGAGGAGACGGAATGATGCAACTCGATTTCTCATCTCAACAAGTTGATACTGCAAATGCTTATATAAATGTACAGCAGAGTGGGATTTTTGGATCTCCACCTAGACCAGAGCACGAGCAGGGCCTTGTCAACATATCATATCAAGAATTAAATCTTGCAGCAGTTGATGTTGTGCACAATTCTATGAATGGTATTTATGAACAGCAAAATGGAATTGTTAGATCTACAACCGGACAGGAGCTCGTGCAAAACATGGTCAGCATACCACATGATGAACCAATTGTGGAAGATCCTGAAAGAGAAGGTGCTGGTATAGAACAGAGGGACAATGAAGTGACTAATTTAAAAATGCAAAAGCCCAGTTGTCCTTTAAAAAGTGAACTTGGAATTACTCGTGAGGTTCTTGAACAAAATTCTGCGAGGAAACTTGAAGATGCTGCAAAAAATATTGGAG TTAGTCGATCTACATTGAAACGTATATGTAGGGAATATGGTATTCACAGATGGCCCCCTCGTAAAGCAAGGAAGGTTAATCAAGCATTTGCTGAACAGAAAATTGTTCAACCTTCTACTGAAGATACTCATGAACACCACCAATCAGGGGCAACAAGGTTAGAAGATGATAATGGCATGTGGGTGAAGGCAGAATACCAAGGGTCCATGATAAAGTTCAGGCTTCCATTTTCTGCCCGTAAAATCGATTTGGAGGAGAAGGTAGCACAGCGACTGAATCTAGAGGTGGGAAGTTTTAAAATTGAGTATcaggatgaagatgatgatcggATATTGATAACCTGTGATGAAGATCTGAGAACGTTTATGAGCAGCTTAAGCTCATTAGGTAGGACTACAATCAAAATGTATATTGTTTGA
- the LOC113696835 gene encoding uncharacterized protein — MRLQTAADAFRCKTFPMFLKGKARLWFQGLAPGSIRSFTELARQFASQFVSSKTYSKNAAHLMAIRQKPDESLKNFMTRFNTESLQIRDKDEKVVMTAFMNGLRVEELYYKLVEQPPKNLGELLTRAHAAANAEEAGRLKRESDRELRDRTGRANPPDTKNGQARKNVFDRLSKDKAPTPPPIPEKGYTPLTRSRGQILAVMKTEGLGDRPPKMGTPRNKRNQDRYCAFHRDVGHDTEGCWALKREIEDLVQRGFLGRFVRQGRPGQEPGRTYRGERSEGQHRDRPDRRGVPRGYSPDQDAHNLAGVINTIAGGPTGGDSRTARKNKRSPPEGDDSLKRLRMDEEITSGRGMRFP; from the coding sequence ATGCGTCTACAAACAGCTGCGGATGCCTTCCGTTGCAAGACCTTCCCCATGTTTCTTAAGGGTAAGGCACGGCTCTGGTTCCAGGGCCTGGCGCCGGGGTCTATCCGGAGTTTCACCGAGCTGGCCAGACAGTTCGCCTCCCAGTTCGTCTCATCGAAGACTTATTCGAAAAACGCGGCCCACCTGATGGCCATCAGGCAGAAGCCGGACGAGTCCCTGAAGAACTTCATGACGCGCTTCAATACAGAAAGCCTGCAGATCAGGGACAAGGATGAGAAAGTGGTCATGACTGCTTTCATGAACGGGCTAAGGGTAGAGGAGCTCTATTACAAGCTTGTCGAACAGCCCCCCAAGAATTTGGGAGAGCTCTTGACCCGGGCTCATGCCGCTGCTAACGCAGAGGAGGCCGGCCGCCTGAAACGAGAATCCGATCGGGAGCTCAGGGACCGGACAGGACGGGCGAACCCCCCTGACACAAAGAACGGCCAGGCCAGGAAGAACGTTTTCGATCGCCTCTCTAAGGATAAAGCCCCTACTCCGCCACCGATCCCCGAGAAAGGCTATACCCCCTTAACTCGGTCCAGGGGCCAAATACTGGCTGTCATGAAGACAGAGGGCCTGGGGGACCGGCCGCCTAAAATGGGCACACCTCGGAATAAGAGAAACCAGGACCGGTACTGTGCCTTCCACAGGGACGTCGGACATGACACTGAGGGGTGCTGGGCCCTAAAGAGAGAAATCGAGGACCTTGTCCAGCGCGGCTTCTTGGGGCGATTTGTGCGGCAAGGTCGCCCAGGCCAGGAGCCGGGACGCACCTACCGTGGCGAGAGAAGTGAGGGGCAGCACCGTGACCGACCAGATCGGCGTGGCGTACCCCGGGGTTATTCACCCGACCAAGATGCCCACAACTTGGCCGGGGTGATAAACACCATTGCCGGCGGCCCCACAGGGGGGGACAGCCGTACAGCTCGGAAAAACAAGCGATCTCCTCCCGAAGGAGACGACTCCCTAAAACGCCTGCGTATGGACGAGGAGATCACTTCGGGCCGAGGGATGCGGTTCCCCTAG
- the LOC113696837 gene encoding uncharacterized protein, which translates to MPFRCGLTAVSCRRGRSKLSKLERIPEESLILPSVPDCEHCGAKRFHMEPPSFCCRGGEVKIVYPPMPYSLKRLFTGSDEECEDFRRKARTYNNNVDFTSYAAKYDRELTKNKHGVYTFRVQGQVYHFLNSLLANGDQASGIQLYFYDTDEVLKKASQNSDKLREDTLKLLMNVLQDNPYAEFFKSLRDVPNLEDHRIILNCNPGLNQRVYNLPTTSQVAAIWTETDDHSVDMRPHIQVYSHSSTSYRVQPYYGCCDSLQYPLLFPRGESGWHYGIKRFHKKEKKETFSEVDPSVDLSSTHTPSQLLELEQRVVDKASTEDYFVSAREYYCYKFQVRDDDASMLLHSLGLFQQFVVGSYIKIETSRLDFHRRKQNEIHTEVLQGVLDSIAIGQT; encoded by the exons ATGCCTTTTCGCTGCGGACTTACAGCTGTCTCTTGCCGGCGTGGCCGTTCAAAACTTTCTAAACTTGAAAGAATCCCTGAGGAATCTCTTATCCTTCCCAGTGTTCCGGATTGTGAACATTGTGGTGCCAAGAGGTTTCACATGGAACCTCCTTCTTTCTGCTGCCGTGGAGGCGAGGTTAAAATTGTCTATCCTCCCATGCCTTACAGTTTGAAGCGTCTATTTACTGGTTCTGATGAGGAGTGTGAGGATTTTCGAAGAAAGGCTCGCACTTATAATAACAATGTAGATTTTACATCATATGCTGCAAAATATGACAGGGAATTAACAAAGAATAAACATGGAGTTTATACCTTTCGAGTTCAGGGTCAGGTTTATCACTTTTTGAACTCTTTGCTGGCAAACGGTGATCAGGCTAGTGGaattcaattatatttttatgatACTGATGAAGTATTAAAAAAGGCATCTCAGAACTCTGATAAGCTTCGTGAGGATACTTTGAAGCTGCTTATGAATGTGCTCCAAGATAATCCTTATGCAGAATTTTTTAAAAGCTTAAGGGATGTTCCAAACCTTGAGGATCATAGAATTATTCTCAATTGTAATCCTGGACTCAACCAGCGAGTATATAACCTTCCTACTACGTCCCAGGTTGCTGCTATTTGGACTGAAACTGATGATCATTCAGTTGATATGCGTCCTCACATTCAAGTTTATAGTCACTCTAGCACGAGTTATAGAGTCCAGCCTTATTATGGATGCTGTGATTCTTTACAGTATCCTCTTCTCTTTCCTAGAGGTGAATCTGGGTGGCATTATGGAATTAAACGATttcataaaaaggaaaaaaaggaaactttCTCTGAGGTGGACCCATCTGTTGATCTTTCTTCCACACATACTCCATCGCAATTGTTGGAGTTAGAACAAAGAG TTGTTGACAAGGCTTCGACTGAAGACTATTTTGTGTCTGCTAGAGAATATTATTGCTACAAGTTCCAAGTCAGAGATGATGATGCGTCTATGTTGCTGCACAGTCTTGGATTGTTTCAGCAGTTTGTCGTGGGTTCCTACATTAAGATTGAGACGTCCAGGCTTGACTTCCACAGAAGAAAACAGAATGAAATACACACAGAGGTGCTCCAAGGAGTTCTAGATAGCATTGCTATTGGTCAGACATAG
- the LOC113696836 gene encoding uncharacterized protein, with translation MFYRVFKELGLEDGQLTPVRTPLVGFTGPPINPEGMIILMVTVGQAPRCRTIPVNFVVVKQPSPYNIFLGRPDLNSLRAIPSTLHLSVKFHTPGGVAEVHGGPEVARTCYLAMLRGHEKVVAQATSLEPYIPGEEERQLGTPDEIEEFPLKEDRPDQVIRIGALPPPKEKDDLKSLLREYAQVFAWTVEDMPGIPTDLVVHHLNIDPRFKPVKQKKRNFAPERNEVIRKEVGKLLESTIIMEVYYPTWLANPVLVKKEDQFWRMCVDFTDLNKACPKDCFPLPRIDRLVDATVGFDVLCFLNAFKGYHQIEMAEEDREKTSFIT, from the coding sequence ATGTTTTATCGAGTGTTCAAGGAGCTCGGCCTGGAAGATGGACAGCTAACTCCTGTGCGGACACCTCTGGTAGGCTTTACGGGACCACCCATCAACCCGGAGGGGATGATCATCCTGATGGTCACAGTAGGTCAGGCACCCAGATGCCGGACCATCCCTGTCAACTTTGTGGTGGTCAAGCAGCCGTCCCCGTACAACATATTTCTAGGTCGGCCCGATTTGAACTCCCTCCGAGCCATTCCTTCAACGCTCCACCTCAGCGTCAAATTCCACACCCCGGGAGGAGTTGCCGAGGTGCATGGAGGTCCGGAGGTGGCCCGAACTTGCTATCTAGCCATGCTCCGGGGACACGAGAAGGTGGTCGCTCAGGCGACCAGCTTGGAGCCTTACATCCCGGGCGAGGAGGAACGGCAGCTGGGCACTCCGGATGAGATCGAGGAGTTCCCACTGAAGGAGGATAGGCCCGATCAGGTAATCCGCATCGGTGCGTTGCCACCGCCCAAGGAGAAGGATGACCTGAAGTCCCTCCTAAGGGAGTACGCCCAGGTTTTCGCCTGGACGGTGGAGGATATGCCCGGAATTCCGACCGACCTGGTCGTTCACCACCTCAACATAGACCCCCGTTTCAAGCCAGTAAAGCAGAAAAAGAGGAATTTCGCTCCGGAGAGGAACGAGGTCATCAGGAAGGAGGTCGGAAAGCTGCTGGAATCCACGATCATCATGGAGGTCTACTACCCGACCTGGCTGGCCAACCCTGTTCTGGTGAAGAAGGAGGACCAGTTCTGGAGGATGTGCGTCGACTTTACAGATCTCAATAAAGCCTGCCCGAAGGACTGCTTCCCCTTGCCGAGAATCGACAGGTTAGTAGATGCTACTGTCGGTTTTGATGTTTTGTGTTTCCTGAATGCTTTTAAGGGATACCACCAGATAGAGATGGCTGAGGAGGACCGGGAGAAGACTTCCTTCATCACTTAG